gaAACAGAGGGTCTCCTTGGCTTGTACCCCGCTGTATGTCAAATAAGTCAGAGAAGCTTCCTCCCACAGATACTCGGGCTGTAGGATCCGCATACAGTGTTTGAATCAtgtttatacagtacatttaactCCACATTTAAGTTCTTTAAGAACCCTCCATagacacacagggattgttgtaattcgcctgTTTTACCACTGTGATATGCacattcatgatttgcacgtcaggtctggactctgtggtggccaatccatgtgtgaaaaagatgtctcatgctccctgaaccactctttcacaatttgaggCCGATGGATTGTCATCATGGTacaaaatccattgatggaataacctggtgaTTCaatatattcaggtagtcagctgacctcattctttgggcacattgctgaacctagaccagaccaactgcagcaaccccagatcatagcactgcccccacaggcttgtacagtaggcactatgCATGAcgggtgcatcacttcagccgcctttcttcttaccctgatgcgcccaccactctggaacagggtaaatctggactcatcagaccacatgaccttcttccattgctccagagtccaatctttacgcTCCCTAGCATATTGAAgccatttttttctgattagcctcactgacaagtggttttcttacggcttacgtgcgtgtggaaatgctcttactttcactactaaacatagccgtgagttctgctgttgtttttctaccatttgatttcaccaaacctttaagtgatcgccgatcacgatcattcaagatttttttccgaccacattccttcctggaagatgatttttccccactgtccttccagtttttaataatgcgttggactGTTCTTAACCCCgttttagtagtttcagcaataTCCTTAGATGCTTTCTCTGCTtaatgcatgccaataatttgacccttctgaaacagattaacatcttttccacaaccacaggatatgtctttccacatgactgtttaacaaatgagaagctactcactgcatcagttagggttcaataacttgttgacagctgaaacataatcactcatgcagtaattatccaatgggaggctctcACCTATTTGCTTggttaaatccaggtggtgaccttgtttttggccgggcagtgtatgaaGCAAACTGGAAACAGCGTCGGAGATGGAACCCCTTCATTACTATGAGATTTTCTCAGTGGAGCATGAAACGGAAATGGAGCAGCTGTAGATAAAAAAAGTACCCGTCTGGGCCAAGCGAGAATGAGCACTAAAATTTTCCTTTAAGCCTGGCCTCCAATCTCCCGCTCTTGACTCAGTCAAATGAATAGAaagggaaaataactctggattcaaCTTTTAAGCATTTTTCAAAACTTGAATACCCTAATGATTCAAAAAGCTGCAATACAAGGATCTGCTGAATTACTgacatctctttcccaatgtacGTCACGGTTTAGTTCAGGAGTGAAGTACCACTGTTTGGACACTATGCAAATCTGCTTGAATGGCCGGCATTCTTACTGCGGGCTTGCGCAAGTTGAGCAGAAAGAGGCAGTTCATGTCTTACTTTTCGTTTCAGGCTTAAATTGATTATGCATGAGTCTAGCCTCGGCCAGATGTTCTACCTGTGTTTGTTTAGTTGTAGAACACTTTTCCTTTGTGActtattaatattaatgatCTTTCcaggaattattttaaaatgtatttattttaaagtaatatgtatatttaaacaattataattcaatgaaaaaacatgtttagaaaacagaaatgatatCGTCTGTTTTTCTGCATTACTAACTACAGCTTTACAAAAAGGTGCAAACAACGattcaacacaaaacaaactaactaacaacacgtttttaaaaaaatgtcattgttttgttgAAAGAAATATCCTGCAGCCTTGtctttgaaattattttttttattaatctgtCCAGTTTGCCGCTCTGAGTACATTTGCAGTACTCTGTAGTAGTAAAAGTACAGTCTGCTTGGCTGCAGCAACTCTCGGACCATTGTCTGACCTACTCTGGCGATCTCTTGTGCTTCAGCGTCGTTCTCTTTAGCCCATTTGATTTTTTCCAAAAGGTCCGACAGGTTTCTCCTAATGGGAACGTAGTGAGTGCCTGCTTCCAGATGGCTGtaaaaatattcataataatGTGAGTCCTGCTTCAGAACCAAACTGTTCCCGAGCATCAAGTAAGGAAATCGATATGCTGCCACTGTTCCATCTATGTTCACCTGGTACTTGTactaaaagagagaaaagtgtaaaacacaataataatataatgcaATACATAAAATCAAGAGAATAGCACCTGCCTCAAAGACAAGTTACACAAAGAGCTTTGACTGAAAGTTAATTAGAAGGAAATATCTCACCTTGAAGAAGTCAAAGAATCCAACAAGTGGAACTTTGCCAACAagtttttccctttccctgaAGAAGAACCATCCTGTGATGCCTGCGTCCAACAGCTCAGGGATTTTCTTGGACTGAGAGACCAGTTGAAGGCGCTCCTCTCTACTGTCCCGGCCACGGAAAAATGCCTGATTGGTTTTGTTCATCCATGGCGGTCCTGGAAAGTGTTTCAAATATTATcccaaaaatgaacaaaatatgaGGTTATGACTTCTAAAGTTCTATACCTGATAGTTTAATATTCCATAAcatatgttgttgttgattgttTTACATTCTAAAACAACCCAATATAGTGTTTGTTTCAAAGCCCACTAGGTGGAAGGACTTTTAATCTTTATACATAACATACCTGtatgtacttttttaaagtatctATACTGTACAATTAGCATCATAATATCTATTGAGTTCTTTTTTCGACCTTTAacttattttgtttcattttagtGATGGCAATCTCCTTAATCCTAATCAAAATGTACTAGAAGTAATGGAAAGTAGGcaacaaaaatactttaagACCCAGCATGTTTTGCAAAGATTTTCCGTTTTATACAGCGATATATAATTGGAATGACCAATTCTATATTCATTCTTTTCTCAGAATTCGACAGTGTGTACAGCAAATGTCAACTTATCTTAGAATTACTACAGAGGACCCCTTCTCCAATGACAGAAAATTGTTACtaaatcatcattattaatCTTGGAAGCAACTATGTGGCGGGTCAAACGGAATTACTATCATTATGCTTTACTATCCTGATATGACGTTGTTACTAATTTGGAGCTCCAAATAAAGCAAAAGCTTTCTGCAGCCACAGGACCTGTTGACTCCCAAGAGGATGATATtttcaataattatttttttttggttgcatGATCTATGTGTTTCTGGAACCCAAACAActcaaaaaatgtttcaaattacTTAGTTTAActatcatttatattatatgaAAATGTAAGTTTATTCACTTTAAAGTAATAAGCCAGGGCCTTGAATTAGATCAAATAGCTAAAGGACAAGTTGTTAAAGGGAATTTTTAATACACAAAATTGTCACATAATTGCATACATAGTGACTTTGTTCAAAAACTCTGCCTGTTCTGTGGCTATAGCATTTCAAATTTGATGTCTGCAGGGAAAAATTGTCTGAACCAAAAACTGAAAGGTAACTTACACAGATGAATATAACATTCAGTATTTAAACTTCACTTTCTGGCTTCAACAggcctcaggtgtgtgtttgtgtgttacctgtgtttCCCTGGACAGATAGCAAGTCATTGGTGACACCTCTCATGGTCTCCAGGGTGGAGTGTGTGACTTTGTAAGTGTGGAGAACAATGTCCCGTGTGTCTACTGAGCCGCACCACGACAAGGCTGGAACAGTATTTGCCGTCCTTGTCTCCAAAGGCCAGTCGCCAACATTGATGTAAAACTCCACATCAGACAACCTGACCTTTACCAACAAATTAAATATCCCCGGTAATTTAAATCAGCAACCGGAAACAAGCAGTCTTTTGTCAGTTATACTAAGACACTTCATGTCTTGAAGTAGTCAACATACAACTATGATTATTAAACATCCATACACTCACTGACAACCTTACCTTTCTTGTAAGAGATAGCAGCATTTCATCAGAGAACATCTTGAAGTCTGTGTATTTTCCCAGACTGCGGCTATACAGCTGGTTATTGATGATGGCGTAGTGAATGATTCCACATCTGCTGGCGAATCTGTGAGGCATTTCCTGTCTTAGACGATGCAGGTTGGAAAAGATTGAAAGTCACATTATATTCAGCATGAGGAGTTACCTTATACGCAAAGCATACAGCAGTTTAATAACTGTTGTTATTAAACTTGTGCGCACATTCAATTCTCATCATGAATCATCATCATGAACAGTGTATATAACTAACATCTTAGGAACATGGAATTTTTAATGAGTATACAAATTTGacacaatatatacattttgatatatCGTCtgcaataataattattttaatttgcagAAATATGACTGTGACCGGCTCAATAACAATTAGTTTTACAGCAAGCACTTATTGTGCATAGATGTGGCATCCTGGTGAGAAAAGTGCCATGACCAATAACATACCATATCTAATAGCAATacattaaagcttttttttttttttttggttcatttagtTGTGAGTGTGTCTGGGCTCCTGAACCAGCCTCATCAGTCTCGGACAGTATCTCGGCTCCGAACCGTAGTTGGGATGCTCACTGGCCTTTGAATGTCTGCTCGTTGTCAGGCTGGTAACCAGCCGCCCAGGCTATTTTTACCTTAACAAAAAGATGAGGAGGCGTTTGGGTGCCGTTGGAACATCCGCCGCTTTATTTCTCACAGAGCGTGACAACATGTCTTCAAGCAGGTTCATAATGAGCTAAACTGGACATGTTTCCCCTCTCTACACTACACATGTGCGCCTCACCGCGGTCGTCGGCATTACACAGCCGGACATTTCTCTTTCCCACAACCCCCAGGTGCACACGTCACACACATTCCTCCCGGCTTCCGTTACTAAAAGGGGACAGGCCAAGCCTGTAACACTACCCCCACTCTGGATGATAATTATACCATTATTATCACACCAGCATGTACACATTATTAAGGATTAGCATGAGACATTGATGGTATTAAACACATTCTCCAAAATTCCAGATTTCCCACAGTCCTTGAAGGCATCCTCTTCCCTGTGGAAGCAACTGAAAGTGAGAGAAAGTCCATAAAAATGTCCATGAAGCATACTGCATAGATCccttcaaatgtaaacaaacacatgctgaaATCAATATCCTTATATCAAGTTGTTAATCAAACCAGGTCAGTATAACACAGTGTGACTTTACTCTTACATTTCCTTTATGTTGTTTCTGGGAATTTACCTTTCATGCATGCAAGTGTCAAACAGTGAAGCAGCAACCAGATCACTCATTACTACCAGCTATTAACTCAAATTAGAactataaaatatgtttgctaTAGAAAAGGAGAGTACAACAGCTTAACCAACAACTtataaaactgcattttcaaaatgaaaaaatacaaaactagAACTCTTTTTACTGAGTACGGCCGCAAACTATCTGGACCCTGACTCAGGTTAAATGTTCAAACAACTCAGTGATTCACCCAGTCAACAAACCAGTCTGGTGCTCTGCAGAGCCGCTGGGTCCTCCGGGGAGGGTTGAGAGTCAGAAG
Above is a genomic segment from Eleginops maclovinus isolate JMC-PN-2008 ecotype Puerto Natales chromosome 2, JC_Emac_rtc_rv5, whole genome shotgun sequence containing:
- the LOC134859909 gene encoding LOW QUALITY PROTEIN: protein O-glucosyltransferase 3-like (The sequence of the model RefSeq protein was modified relative to this genomic sequence to represent the inferred CDS: inserted 1 base in 1 codon), with product QSFPTCXRLRQEMPHRFASRCGIIHYAIINNQLYSRSLGKYTDFKMFSDEMLLSLTRKVRLSDVEFYINVGDWPLETRTANTVPALSWCGSVDTRDIVLHTYKVTHSTLETMRGVTNDLLSVQGNTGPPWMNKTNQAFFRGRDSREERLQLVSQSKKIPELLDAGITGWFFFREREKLVGKVPLVGFFDFFKYKYQVNIDGTVAAYRFPYLMLGNSLVLKQDSHYYEYFYSHLEAGTHYVPIRRNLSDLLEKIKWAKENDAEAQEIARVGQTMVRELLQPSRLYFYYYRVLQMYSERQTGQINKKNNFKDKAAGYFFQQNNDIFLKTCC